From Salvelinus sp. IW2-2015 linkage group LG18, ASM291031v2, whole genome shotgun sequence, a single genomic window includes:
- the LOC111978736 gene encoding adenylosuccinate synthetase isozyme 2 isoform X5: MLESRRKDAAQNGAEPHVARPNVGNRVTVVLGAQWGDEGKGKVVDLLAQDADIVCRCQGGNNAGHTVVVDSVEYDFHLLPSGIINPKVTAFIGNGVVIHLPGLFEEAEKNVGKGKSLVGWDKRLIISDRAHIVFDFHQAVDGVQEQQRXEQAGRNLGTTKKGIGPVYSAKAARSGLRICDLMSDFTLFSERFXVLASQYQXMYPTLVIDIDGELSKLKDYVEKLKHMVKDGVFYMYEALHGPPKKILVEGANAALLDIDFGTYPFVTSSNCTVGGVCTGLGMPPQNVGEVYGVVKAYTTRVGIGAFPSEQFNDVGELLQTRGKEVGVTTGRKRRCGWLDLVLIKYAHMINGFTAQPGSLTKC, encoded by the exons ATGTTGGAGAGCCGGAGAAAAGATGCTGCGCAAAACGGTGCAGAGCCACACGTGGCCAGACCAAATGTTGGCAACAGGGTGACTGTAGTGCTAGGGGCTCAATGGGGCGACGAGGGCAAAGGGAAAGTTGTGGACCTACTCGCTCAGGACGCCGATATTGTTTGCAGATGCCAG GGTGGTAACAATGCAGGACACACGGTGGTGGTGGACTCTGTGGAGTATGACTTCCACCTTCTACCCAGCGGCATTATCAACCCCAAGGTCACTGCTTTCATTG GTAACGGGGTAGTGATCCACCTGCCTGGCCTCTTTGAGGAGGCTGAGAAGAATGTGGGCAAAGGCAAAA gtcTRGTGGGCTGGGACAAGAGGCTGATCATTTCAGACCGAGCACACATTG TGTTTGATTTCCATCAAGCGGTCGACGGTGTGCAAGAGCAGCAGAGACRAGAGCAAGCGGGCAGGAA CCTCGGAACAACAAAAAAGGGGATTGGCCCGGTGTACTCAGCCAAAGCAGCCCGCAGCGGCCTCCGGATATGTGACCTCATGTCTGACTTCACGCTGTTCTCTGAAAG ATTTRAAGTCTTAGCCTCGCAGTACCAGWCTATGTACCCGACCCTGGTGATTGACATCGATGGAGAGTTGTCCAAGTTGAAG GATTACGTGGAGAAGTTAAAGCATATGGTGAAAGATGGCGTCTTCTACATGTACGAGGCCCTACATGGACCTCCCAAAAAGATCCTGGTAGAAGGAGCCAACGCTGCCCTCTTAGATATTGACTTTG GAACGTACCCTTTCGTGACCTCGTCTAACTGCACAGTAGGCGGGGTGTGCACGGGCCTAGGCATGCCACCTCAGAACGTGGGTGAGGTGTACGGCGTGGTCAAGGCCTACACCACCCGGGTTGGCATCGGAGCCTTTCCCTCTGAGCAGTTCAAT GACGTTGGGGAGCTCCTGCAGACGAGGGGGAAAGAAGTGGGTGTGACCACGGGCCGTAAAAGGAGATGCGGTTGGCTGGACCTCGTGCTCATCAAATATGCCCACATGATTAACGGCTTCACTGC